In a genomic window of Helianthus annuus cultivar XRQ/B chromosome 10, HanXRQr2.0-SUNRISE, whole genome shotgun sequence:
- the LOC110880977 gene encoding protein ALP1-like — protein sequence MKDYFDEAPTFSNEVFRRRFRMSKRLFLRIINDLEANYDYFKQKPDARGYLGFTGIQKCTSALRILAYGNTTDINDEYLKMAEKTTRDSLEHFCRGIIDVYGARYLRTPTWEDLQKIYEVHNAEHGLPGMIGSIDCMHWRWDNCPTAWRGQHTRGDQKGPTIILQAVASQDLWVWSAYFGVVGSCNDINVLEQSPLLEEWISGKAPKASFYANGNYYPHGYYLSDGIYPRYSIFVKTFSDPIDEKRAYFKKVQESSRKDIERCFGVLKQRWQYLRNPCRAWSKQKMRDAMYACIIMHNMILEDEGKAICQNYVPEAVHQEHPQASMEERVSNARELRYEPYHSQLMVDLVHHAWSVHYVPPEGEEETEDEEDEVGEGDESEDEN from the exons atgaaagactattttgacGAGGCGCCGACATTTTCAAACGAAGTTTTTAGGCGTCGTTTCCGGATGAGTAAACGGTTGTTTCTACGCATAATCAACGACTTGGAAGCTAACtacgattattttaaacaaaaaccggATGCGAGAGGGTACCTTGGATTCACCGGTATCCAAAAGTGTACGTCGGCATTACGAATCCTTGCTTATGGTAACACtaccgacatcaacgacgagtatctaaaaatggcggagaaaacaacacgagatagcttggaacatttttgtcgcg gtataatTGATGTGTACGGTGCGCGTTATCTTAGAACGCCTACATGGGAGGACCTTCAAAAGATCTACGAGGTACATAATGCCGAGCATGGTTTGCCTGGTATGATCGGGAGCATAGATTGCATGCATTGGCGTTGGGATAACTGCCCGACTGCATGGCGAGGCCAACACACACGTGGTGACCAAAAAGGACCCACTATTATTCTTCAGGCGGTTGCTTCacaggacctttgggtttggtcggcttactttggcgtggtcgggtcatgcaatgatatCAATGTTTTAGAACAATCGCCGTTGTTAGAGGAGTGGATTTCTGGCAAAGCTCCAAAAGCGTCGTTTTACGCAAATGGAAACTACTACCCCCATGGATATTATTTGAGCGACGGaatttatcctaggtattcgatttttgtgaagacgtttagtgatcctattgatgagaaaagagcatactttaaaaaggttcaagagtcttcacgaaaagatattgagagatgctttggggttcttaaacaacgctggcaatacttgagaaatccttgtcgtgcatggagcaagcaaaaaatgagagatgctatgtacgcttgtataatcatgcacaacatgattttggaagacgaaggaaaggcgatatgCCAGAATTATGTGCCAGAAGCCGTTCACCAGGAGCATCCGCAGGcgtcaatggaagaaagagtgagtaacgcgcgagagttgcgttacgaaccgtaccattcccagttaatggttgatttggtACACCACGCATGGTCGGTTCATTACGTACCACCTGAGGGAGAGGAAGAAACGGAGGACGAGGAAGACGAAGTTGGCGAGGGTGACGAAAGCGAAGAcgaaaactag